A genomic region of Pristiophorus japonicus isolate sPriJap1 chromosome 20, sPriJap1.hap1, whole genome shotgun sequence contains the following coding sequences:
- the chrne gene encoding acetylcholine receptor subunit epsilon isoform X3 — MALPLLLILCLVFEASSNEEGKVFDKLMTNYDKRIRPAKFYGDIIDVTLKLTLTNLISLNEKEETLTTNVWVEIQWNDYRLAWNKSEYDGIDLVRIPSDMVWLPEIVLENNVDGQFEIAYYANVLVYEGGDIYWLPPAIYRSACPIAVTYFPFDWQNCSLVFRSQAYSAREINLELTEDEGKVIEWIHTDPGDFTENGEWTIKHKPAKKNFNRQFTVDDIEYQEIIFFLIIQRKPLFYIINIIAPCVLISSLVVLVYFLPAQAGGQKCTLSVSVLLAQTIFLFLIAQKIPETSLNVPLIGKYLMFAMVVSTLIVTNCVIVLNVSLRTPNTHSMSEKVKHMFLEILPQYLGMHLESSEDSWDTPQPRRRSSFGIMIKAEEYILKKPRSELMFERQRDRHGLKRADKMAEGKRKLDSDRKSYRQSLFLDCTSPHRYWHSGNLPHGALQPST; from the exons ATGGCCCTGccactcctcctgatcctgtgcttGGTCTTCGAAG CCAGTTCGAATGAAGAAGGGAAAGTCTTCGATAAGCTGATGACCAATTATGACAAGCGTATCCGGCCAGCAAAGTTCTACGGAGATATCATCGACGTGACCCTGAAACTTACGCTGACTAATCTCATCTCATTG AATGAAAAGGAGGAGACACTTACCACAAACGTCTGGGTTGAAATC CAATGGAATGATTATCGCTTAGCTTGGAACAAGTCCGAATATGATGGCATTGACTTGGTCAGAATCCCTTCTGACATGGTCTGGCTTCCCGAAATCGTCCTGGAGAACAA cGTTGACGGTCAGTTTGAAATCGCTTACTACGCTAATGTACTTGTCTATGAAGGTGGCGACATATACTGGCTGCCACCTGCTATATATCGAAGCGCCTGTCCTATCGCCGTGACATATTTCCCCTTCGACTGGCAAAACTGTTCCCTCGTCTTCAG GTCACAAGCGTACAGCGCCCGTGAAATCAACTTGGAGCTAACGGAAGACGAAGGAAAGGTGATCGAGTGGATCCATACTGATCCTGGTGATTTCACTG AAAACGGTGAATGGACAATAAAGCATAAGCCAGCAAAGAAGAACTTTAACAGGCAGTTCACAGTGGATGACATCGAGTACCAGGAGATTATCTTCTTCCTGATTATCCAGAGGAAGCCCCTCTTCTACATCATTAACATCATTGCCCCATGTGTCCTCATCTCCTCACTGGTGGTCCTCGTCTATTTCCTGCCCGCCCAAG CTGGGGGTCAAAAATGTACACTTTCCGTATCTGTACTGCTGGCCCAGACCATCTTCCTGTTCCTGATTGCACAGAAGATTCCGGAAACATCGCTGAATGTTCCACTCATTGGAAA GTATTTAATGTTTGCGATGGTCGTGTCGACGCTGATTGTCACCAACTGCGTTATCGTCCTGAACGTTTCCCTGAGGACGCCGAACACCCACAGCATGTCGGAGAAGGTCAAACAC ATGTTCCTGGAGATCCTGCCCCAGTACTTGGGCATGCACTTGGAGTCTTCCGAGGATTCCTGGGACACGCCCCAGCCAAGGCGCCGCAGCTCCTTTGGGATTATGATAAAGGCGGAGGAATATATCTTGAAAAAACCACGGAGTGAACTGATGTTCGAAAGGCAGCGGGACAGACATGGGCTCAAGAGAGCCGACAAGATGGCAGAGG